The Caldicellulosiruptor obsidiansis OB47 genome segment GGATTTTCGCTTACACCTACTTTGTATCTTCTTGTCGCTTCTCCAATCTCTCTTACACTCAAATTCTCTCTTTTTGACAAAACTACAATAGAAAGCATTTCTCTTGCAAACATGCCAGACGTCAGATTTACAAAGTCTTTTATTACTTCTTCTTTTTTTACTTCGTTCAAACTTGCCCACTCATCCATTCGTGGTAAGAGAGACTGGGCTATCCATCTTCTTATCTCAAAATCAGGTTTTGGAATAGGAATTGTTCTTATTCTCGGATTTTCCACTGTATACCACGGTGGCAAATCATTTTCTTTTTCTACAAGGAAAATTATTGGATTAAAAGAAGGTGGATTGCCTTTTTGGTTTATGTTTATAGATAGTTTGAAAGTGTGGTAAAGAAAATCTGGTAAATCTCTGCTACAAGAAATTTCCGGTAATCTTGATGAAAAATTAATTAAAACAGCTGTCTTTTCATCTCCCACAAGAAATTTTTCTATGGTTTCATATGCATCAAGTAAAAACACAATTTTGTCGCTAATTTTTCTTCCAGTGAGGTTTGTAAATATTTCTTCATCTCCTTTTAATAGTCTGAAGCCCTCAAGAGGTATATATTCTATTACAGTCTTGTAATTATCATAGGTAGTAAGCAAACTTGCAATAAACTGTGTAATATTCATGGGTATATATTTATCACCCTGGGGAAATGGGAAAAGGTCGTAAATGTTTCCAAAAAGAATAAACTGAGACGTTATTGAACAAAACCTTAAAATCTCTTTTGCAAATTTGGGTACACCCTGAATTTTTTCAGGTACTATATTGTTTCCCATACCTAAACACTCCTCTGCCTCTGATGCATATCAATTTTCTTGATATCCTGTTGCTTTTTTGTAGTTTTTGTTTTTTCTTTTGTTATATAATAAAACCTTGTTTCAGGTTCTATCCTTATTTTATCTTCAATCATTATTCCTTCCTGACTTAAAAGCTGTTTAATTTTGTCATAATCGGAACACCACTTTTTAGCTATAGCTATATCCTTATGTTTCTCATATTCACTCAAATTTTTTTCATCTTCAACATATCTTACAAACATAATTTTTAGTCCATCATCTTCATATTTTAACCTCAACATATAATCTTCTCCAAAAGGAGTTTTTATTTCTACTATTTTGCCCATTGACAATTCTTCCATTAAATCATCCTTGACTACAGAATAACCTAACTCCATAACTTTGTTAATAAACTTTTCCAATGAAGCCCTTCTTCTTTCCTGAGCCATAATTTGCCTTTTTTTGTTGAGCAAATTTTTTATAAAGTTATCAACCTCTTCTTTATTCAATATACTCATCTTCATTAGTTTATTAAACTCTGTTAGCATCCCTGTTTCTTCTGCAAGTGTTTCAAATACTTTTAAATCATTCTTTAAAACTTCAGTTTGAATATACAATCTTCTTGTGTTTATATAATTCATTTTAAGGTCCTCTAAAATCAGTCTTATTCTCTGAATATCATCTGTTTCAGTTGCCTCTATAACCAACTGCCTCTTTTCTTCAGCAAGTTCAGGATTTATAGTTTTTAACTTGTCAAATACAGCCTCAATCTTTTCTAAAATCCTTTGTTTTTCTATAACCTCACTAATTTCTTTTTCAGTAATTCTTTCTCTTTCCACTTGCTCTTTTATTTTTATAGTTTTTTGTTCCAGAAGTTTTTGTTTTATCTTTCTTACTATACCATAATACTCACTTGGTATCTCTTGTAAATATTTGTTTAGTTTTTCAATAGTTGAAGGTGTATCAAATGTGCATTTTTCTATATCGTATAGAATTTTGGCATAGTGCTGCATTGTTCTGTAAAACTTAATATTTCTCAGATCCTCAGGAAACATATTTAAATACAGTTCAATAGTCTCTCTATTCGCAGCAGGGCTTTTAAATTCTTTCTCTAAATTTTCAAATAATTCTATAATTTTCTGTATCTTTTTTCCGGTTTCTTGGACCCCCTCCGGTAATGCATTTAAAAAAGTTTTAAGTGTTTGGATATCTAAATTATCTGTTAGTTCTGTTTTAACTAAAATAATATACTCCTTCGTTTTTCGGATAATATCTTGAATTTTTGCTATTTGGGAATCAACCCACTGAGTATGGCTTTCACTTGACAAAATTTCTAACGTATACCTTTCCAAAAAATCTTTTTCGTGTCTCTCAAGATTTTCTATTAAAGAATAATCTAAAAATGTAGATTTTGTATTTTTTAACATTTCTCTTACATGGCTTATAGAGTTATCTATTTGCTCCTTGAAAAACTTTTTGTTATCTCTGAAAATCTCATCTAAATTCTTCCCGGTGTCAAAGTGCCAAACATAAGTAAAACTACTCATGGTATCATCCTCTTAATTTTTATTTATGAATATTTATATTGAACATTCCACAACTAAAGCGCTTCATTCCCATGCATTGCCTTTTTAAGGCTATAACCTGCAATGTCCACAAATTCAAATAGTGTGCAGACATTTTTTCATCAATCGTCATAAGGTCTTAGAATCTTTGATAAAACTGAAATAATAGATAATGTAAAATAAAAATATACAGAGTTAATTAAAATTTCGTTCGCTTTTCCTTTAATGAAATACTCATAAGAAGAAAAATATGAAAAATAGAATATAATGGCACAGAAATATAAAATTGATAATCCTGCAATTTCAAGCTTTTTAAACTTCGAATATGCTATTTTCCATTTCGAAGATTTTTTAAAGCATTTTCTTAATACCAAATAATATGATATAGCAATAGCTAATAATAAGCATATGTAATACTTTGTGTTACTATCAAAGTATTCTTTGGACAGTTTGCAAAAATACTGATCTGTTGTAAAATATATTAGCAACCTCGTGGCTGCTAATCCCCCAAGATAAAATATTACCATCTTACACATATATTTTAACATTTTTTTAGTAGCATTTATCAATTTTCGTCTACGAATTGCTTGATGTAATTTATAACCTTTTATTATCCAATTAATTGCTTCAGATACTGAAAATCCTGCTGTACACCAATCAACTATCTCTTTGGCAATTCTTTCTAAAACCTTTTCATCTTTTGCTCCTTTGCTAACCATTTCTTCAACTTCGTCAATACTAAATCCTAAATTTGTTAATTTTGTAGCTAGCATTGGCTTAACTTTTATTATTTTCCAACGGATAGCTTCAGTTAAGCTAACATTATTTCTTCTCCATTCCTCAGCTTCGTCAGCATCAAAGCCTTTTTCAGCCCAATTCTTTGCTTCATCAACAGCAAATCCATTTCTATTCCATTTTCGAGCTTCAGTTTCTGAAAAACCTTTCATAATATAATGAAAAATACCCTCTTCTACAAAATCAAATATTTTATTTTTGTCTATTCCTTTTTCTGACAGTTCAAGTATATCAAAAGCATTGATCCCCTTTTTCAGCCATTCATATGCATTTTTAGGACTAAGTCCAAGATTGTCAAATATACTGGCTTCCTGCGGCTTAAAAGCATAATTATACCATTCTAAAGCTATATTGCCTTTCCTGAATCCATTTAAGGCCCATTCCTTCATGTCTTTTACAGAAAAGCCAGCTTCCCAAAAAGTTTTTACCTCTTGTGGACTGAGGTTTATTTCAATACCTGTTTTTGCCCATTCAGAATCAGAAGAAAAACCAACTTTATCCCATTCATCATTATCATATTTTTTATCCGCTTCATTATACTCTTCATAGAACACAGGTATATTTTCTACGTTATTTAACCACTGTTTTACCTGTTCATATCCCCATCTTTTTTTATAATTCCGCGTAAGAAGTCCTTTTAATAAAATTTTAAATCTTTTAGGAATATCTTCTGGGATTTGTACACCCTGGGTAACAAGAGTATTTATAATAACAGCTTCTGATAAGCCAGCAAAGGGATTCTTGCCTTTTAATAGTTCATATATTATTATCCCTAAATGCCACCAATCAATTTCTTTGCCAAAATAACCTGAAACTTCTTCCGGAGCCATATAAGAATATGTCCCCTTTAACGCAGTGACAACCTTCGACATCTCCTCAGACATAGCAGAAGATATTCCAAAATCAATTAGCACAAGGTCTAAAGATTCTAAATCTCTTATAAGAACATTAGAGGGTTTCAAGTCTCTGTGAACAATTCCTCTTTCGTGCAGTGCTTTAATAGCTTCTGCAATTTCTTTAACTACAATATCAACTTTGCCTTTTACTTTTTCTAAATTATCTTTTAAACTGCCATATTGAATATACTCCATTAACTCAAAATATCTGCCGGTTTCTTCATCTTTACCTACTTCAAAAATTGTTACAACATGTTCTTTGAGTTCAAAAGAAATCTTTTTTAATCTTTCTAACACTTCAATTTTAGGAGTAATACCCTTTCTGTATAGCTTTAAAAACATCCTCTTGCCACTTTCTTCTACAATATAAGCATCGCATTCTCCACCTTTCGCCGGAAGTTCCTCTACTATTTTGCAGTTTCTGAATATTTTTAAAGACAATCTATCTTTTTTATTTAAAATATCTTCCTCTCTAATAGTGATCTCTTGTATGTTTTCTTCATCCCACCAGCTCTCTACTATTGTTCTTTCATCCATAATTAATCCCTTCCTTATATTTTTACGCTCTGCAGAAACAGTTTTTAAATAAAAGCTTCTCTACCAATATACTTTTATACCTATTTTATATTAAATTATACCAATTTTATTTTTAATATACAATCAAATTTGGTCCTTATGTTAATTTAGATTTCCAATAATTTTGAATTCTTAGTGTCTATAATTCTTAGCTGTTTTCATTTGTTTTTATAAAGGTTTAAATATATTTTTCTGTAAATATAATACAGCATTTTGTACAATTGTGCTATTCTTCAATCATTATTATTCTAAACATTCCCAATAAAACTTTCTTAACTTTATAGTTCTATTTTGACGTTTACTGTCATTTATGTTATGTTATTTTATTCCATTATGCTATGGGTACCTGCATAACTTTATGTACTCTGCATTTTTGTATTTTCCAATTGCTGTCGACCTGCAATACCCTCAAAAACCCCGGGGGTCGACAGCAATTGGAAAATTTTAACACATCTTGACTTTCTTGAGCTTGTGGGGTATAATAGAAATAACTTATAGTAGTTTGAAACTTCATCCATTTGTTCCCCATAAGACTTCCCAAGCTCCCTACGGGTTTGTAGCCTCCCCTTTGGGGATTGAAACTCTTTAGCTGCTGCTGTTTGAGACATTTGACCTGAAAGTTCGTAGCCTCCCCTTTGGGGATTGAGGTATGGAAGGAACTTATCCTTGGGGGATAGAAAAAGAGATGGTAAGCACTGGTTGGAATCTAAAATAAGCAATATATCTTTTGCTTTCATAGTGTGGTATAATAAAAGTGTACAGAAAAGTATGCAACATATAAGAAAAAGGAGAAAAACTGTGTGCAAAAAATTGCCACCAAAAGAGCACGATACAACATTTAAGTTTTTGTTTTCAGACAAAGATGAAATACTTTTGCTGGTAAAAGATATACTTCACTATACTTGGGCAGACAGTATTGAAGAAGATTCTATTGAACTTGTCAAAACAAACTATGTTACTCATGAGTTTTCACAGGTTGAGGCTGATGTAATTGCAAAAGCAAAACTAAAAGAAAGAGAAGTTTATTTTTATATTCTGATTGAGAACCAGTCAACCGTTAAAAAAGAAATGCAGCAAAAGATTTTAAAGTACATGATAAGTATATGGGCTGATGAGATAAGAAAAAATGTTCAGATTCTACCAGCAATTATTCCTATTGTTGTATACAATGGAATAGGTGAAAGATGGAGTATATCGACCAATCTTATGGAAGCGTTTGACATATTCAAGGATGATGTGTTCAGATACAAAGTAGTTGACATAATAGAACTTGATGTAAAAGAACTTTTGGAAATAAAAGAGGATGTGCTGCTCCCTGTAGTGTTTTATCTTGAGCAGGTAAGAGAAGATAGAAGTGAGCTTATAAGAAGGCTTTTAGAGGTTGAAGAAAACTTAAAAAATCTAAGTAAAAAGAATGTAGATAGATTTTTGGAATGGTCGTATCGCATTATACGACCAAGGCTTTCTGAAGAACAAAAGTCAGAGTATGATACAGTTGCAAGAAGACTGTCAGAAGGGGGTGTAAATGCCATGGGTGAGTTTATATCAAATGTTGCAAGACTTTTAGATGAAGCAAAAACAAAAGACTTTATGGCTGGGAAACTCGAAGGAAAACTTGAAGGGAAACTTGAAGGTAAAATCGAAGCCACAATAGAGTTTGCGAAAAGATTAATACAAAAGGGATTTAGCGATGAAGAGGTTGCTGAACTTACAGAACTTCAGATTGAAAAGGTTAAAGAGTTGAGAAAATCCATGGTAAATTGAGAAATGTTTGAACATAAAATAGAAAGTAGGGCTGTCTAAAAAGATAATTGGACAGCTCTTTCTTCCAATATATGGTTTTTGTTTTGCAGCCTCCCCTTTTGGGATTGGCAGGGATGGACTTTTTCTGGCTCACTAAGAAAAATCAGCACAATACTGTAACAGGAGTGTGAGTTTTTTGAATAATAACAATGAAAAGGAATTATTTAATGAAAACACTAATGATTTAATTCTGTCAATAATAAATTTTTTAGAGAATCAAAAACAATATATAACAAATCCAAAAGCAGATCTATCCATTAAATTTTCCGAAGATAATATCTATACCAGTAAATCTTGTCCTTTTTGTGGCAGTGCATCTGAGTATGATATGGAGTATGATAGTTATTATTGTCCTGAGTGTAATGTATGGCTCGAACCAATATGCGGCAGCGAAGACTGTATGTTTTGTGCAAACAGACCTGAAAGACCTCTCCTGAAGTAGCAAATTGAAACTTTAGCTACTTCTTGTCAAATTGAATTTATGGCAAAAACCTTCATCAGTAAATTAAATCTTTCCATTCTATGTTTAAAAGTTCGCATAAAAATTACCTTTCAAGGCAGAGAAAAATGTGTTAATTTTTTTTCGCTGCAGGTTTGCAGCCAAAAAAAGACAAGGAGGTTTTTGAAAAATATTTAATTTTTATCTTTTTACAACAGCAAGCTGAACACCTCTAAGTTCATTCCACATCCTAAAATAACTTGTCAAATCATGAGGAATCATATCAAGATTTATCTCTTTGCAAAAATGCGGTTTTCCAAATTTTATAGAATTGTCATTCTCTTTATAAGGGAAATAAAATTTTTCAACTGTCACAAGAGGATTTACAGAAACTTTATCAGCAATCAGTTTTAAGATCTCTCTTCCTTTTATCTCAGATGGGTAAAGTTTTGTATAAATATCACGAACATTTGTATCATTGAAGAGTATTATTACCGGTCTTGGCAAAACTGCAAATGCTGTTTTAATAATTGTTTCTGCAAATTCGCATACCTCTTTCAGCGAAAAAAATTTAGCCATGTCTGATAGAACATACTGAAAGCTAATTATGTTGGGTTTTTCTTCCTTAATAAAATCTATAACACTATCAATATGTTTTATAACATCAAGCTGATTAACATTGAAATCAATGTTTGTTTTATCTGAAACAAGATCTTCAATAAAACCGTGAACACTTGCCCAAAGAGGATTTTTATCAAAACCTGTATATATTAATTTCCCATTGGGTCTGCTTTTTCTTACAAAATTATCAAATGCAACAAAATCTGTGCATGGTCCGCATCCAATCGAAACTACGTTTAGTTTATCTGGAAGGTTTTTTTCAACCTGCTTTATGAGAATATAAAACTCAGTTGCATGTTTTAGTGTAAATCTTCCACAGTAGTAGTATATCATGTTCTGACAATCGTAATCTCTTATAATACCATTATTTTTTCTTGGAAAATGAACTCTGTTTATACAATCAATGCAACCTTCTATTGCCAAAGCATTAATTTCCGGACATCTCAGACATGATTTTGAGTGATTTTCCTTGGCTTTTTTGATAAGATCCAAAAAAAGAACTGACATCTTTATCACTCCCTTTTTTCTTTGCCTGTAAAATTGAGCACTTACAAAATTAATTTTAAATGCTAATCTTGTTTTTCAAAAATCAAAAAATATGCGAAGAAAGATAAGGTTACCTTTTTAAGCTATTATCCTATTTGTTGAAGCCAGCAATTAAAGTTGATATAATTATGATAAAAAGTTTTTCAAGGTTTGAAACATTCTAATAGGAGAGAAAAGTAAATGAAGGGAAAATGTTATTATTGTGGTAAGGATATAACAAAAACTTATGTAACAAGACATCTAAAGTCATGCGAGAAAAGACTTAAGTATCAGGAATTTTTGAAAAACAAAAGAGGAAAGTTAAAAAACTTATTCTTGCTTCAGGTTAACTTTGCAGAAAATCCTTCTACTTTTTGGATGTATATTTCGGTTGATGAAAATGCTACACTGCTTGATCTTGACCAGTTTTTCAGAGATGTTTGGTGTGAATGCTGTGGACATTTGAGTTTGTTTAAAATCAATGCAATTGATTATTTGAACAACGAAGAAACTCTTATGGAATTTTTAGATTTTGAAGAAAATGCAACAACAATGAAAGTTAAACTCAAAAAAGTGTTAGAAGAGGGTTTGACATTTGACTATGAATATGATTTTGGAGATACAACTCATCTTTCAATAAAGGTTATCGAAAAATATCAAGGGTACCAAAATAACAAAATTGAAATCATGGCAAGGAACAATCCACCAATTTATATCTGTTCGGTTTGTGGCAACATGGCTACTCATTACTGTTACGGTTGCTGTAGCTTTTATTGTAATGAATGCAAGGAAAATGATAGTTGCAGTTATGAAGATGAATTAATGGTAGAAATAGAATCCGGGCAAAATTCTCCAAGATGTGGAGTATGTGGATATGTATATGACGAATATGGAGACGAAGACTACAAACCACTGGTAGTTGAGTAAATTACCTTTTTATAAACCACCGTAGGTGAATTTAAAAAATCTGAACAAAATTTAAGTTGATTATTTTTAAAAGCTATTTCTAAAGGGAGAGTCAGCAACCACAATGCTTACAATTGATAAGATATTACCTTTTTTGAACAATGAGTTCATTGAAGATGCATCTAAAAACAAAAAAACTGAGACTTGTCAAGAATTTTGTGTTTCCAATTTATAACGTAATTTGTAGAGTTGAGTTATGTTGTTAATGCATTTTCTAATGCTTGGAACTTCATTTTTCCGTTTTGCATAGCGTAAGTTCTCTTCCTGTAAGTAAATATTAATTTCTAAGACACAGGCAGCTGAAAGTATCCACCTGAATTTACTTCTTGCCTTCTCAATCATGCTATTTACACATAAAGCGGCGTTTGTAGAAAAAGCTTTCTTAATTCCTCAGGGTATTTCATATGGACAGAATAAAACTCTGCTTTTTCTGATATTGCAGCAATAAAATCGAGGATATTTTGAAAGGTATCCATCACAAAGTTCTTTAAATTTCAGTACAGCTCAATCAAAATCGGAGGAAGAAATTTTAAGTCTGTTCTTAACTCTTGTTAAAAGCAGAAAGCTTTATCTTTTGTCATATGTTTTCTGCTATTTTGTTGGAGGTGGACAAAAGCAAGCTAAAGGTCAGCAAGAGGATAAGCAAGTTTGACAGCATCTATAATACCAGGAAAGTCATCGCTTATGACAATTAAAACTTCTTTAAGACCTCTTTCAATATACCTCTCTTTTTCAATTAGCAAACTTTGACGTTTTTCTTCTAAAATTTTAATTTTATTTTCATGTTCCTGCTTTAAAACTTGACTTTCCCTTATGATTTGGTCTTACCTTTTCGTAATCTCATTCAATTCATTTTGTTGATTTGTTATATCTTCAAAAATTTTATCCTTTTCTATTTTTTCAATACTAAGCCTTGCTTCAAGTTCTTCTATTTTATTCTCCAGAGAAATATTACTATTAATTATTTTGTTTACCTCATCAGCTATTTTCTTTAACCTTTTTATATTACCTGTTTTTGAAATAGAAACATCTTCTACTCCGTTATACCCTCTCTTGATTATAAGTTCATTAATATTAGATATAATATCTTTGATCCACTGGACATAACACTGTTTTAGCCTCTTTGGCAAATCCTGTTTATAAAATAACTCCGAAATTTCTTTATCATCAACGGTATATTTACATCTGGCTAAATAATCATCCATCGGTTCTTCAAATAATTGATCTATATCAATTCCATATTTATACAAAACATCAAGATAAAATGCTATCAGAGAACCAGCAGATATATCATAAATTTCGTTTAGTTTTGTAAATTCCAAAAAAGATTGCCACTCACCTTCATTTGAAAAAATAATCCATATTTTCTTGTTCTCCTTAGACTGCAAAACTATATTTTCAATTCTCTCAACCAGATTTTCATATAGGGAACTTTTTCTCATATTTTTCAACTCCCATACAATAGTCTTATGACCTGGTTTTTGTTGTTCTATCACTTTTTAATTGTGCGAAGACAGACTATTACTAATTTAAAAATTTTATTAAAACCCAGATTTTTATCGTATATTAAATTTATTTTATCATAAATATTTTGTTAGAACAGCAAATATAAAGTATTTAGATTAGCTTTGCACTTGATTATACAAACACTATCTTGATGTGCATATTTATTTGACTTATAACGAATATATTTGCTTTTTGACTAAAAGTCATTTCCGTCGACCTCCGGTGGATATTTTTTGAGGTTTATTTTGTACTCGGTTTCAGTACCTATACCACAGACTTTGAAATAATTGCTGGCAGTA includes the following:
- a CDS encoding serine/threonine-protein kinase, which translates into the protein MDERTIVESWWDEENIQEITIREEDILNKKDRLSLKIFRNCKIVEELPAKGGECDAYIVEESGKRMFLKLYRKGITPKIEVLERLKKISFELKEHVVTIFEVGKDEETGRYFELMEYIQYGSLKDNLEKVKGKVDIVVKEIAEAIKALHERGIVHRDLKPSNVLIRDLESLDLVLIDFGISSAMSEEMSKVVTALKGTYSYMAPEEVSGYFGKEIDWWHLGIIIYELLKGKNPFAGLSEAVIINTLVTQGVQIPEDIPKRFKILLKGLLTRNYKKRWGYEQVKQWLNNVENIPVFYEEYNEADKKYDNDEWDKVGFSSDSEWAKTGIEINLSPQEVKTFWEAGFSVKDMKEWALNGFRKGNIALEWYNYAFKPQEASIFDNLGLSPKNAYEWLKKGINAFDILELSEKGIDKNKIFDFVEEGIFHYIMKGFSETEARKWNRNGFAVDEAKNWAEKGFDADEAEEWRRNNVSLTEAIRWKIIKVKPMLATKLTNLGFSIDEVEEMVSKGAKDEKVLERIAKEIVDWCTAGFSVSEAINWIIKGYKLHQAIRRRKLINATKKMLKYMCKMVIFYLGGLAATRLLIYFTTDQYFCKLSKEYFDSNTKYYICLLLAIAISYYLVLRKCFKKSSKWKIAYSKFKKLEIAGLSILYFCAIIFYFSYFSSYEYFIKGKANEILINSVYFYFTLSIISVLSKILRPYDD
- a CDS encoding Rpn family recombination-promoting nuclease/putative transposase — translated: MCKKLPPKEHDTTFKFLFSDKDEILLLVKDILHYTWADSIEEDSIELVKTNYVTHEFSQVEADVIAKAKLKEREVYFYILIENQSTVKKEMQQKILKYMISIWADEIRKNVQILPAIIPIVVYNGIGERWSISTNLMEAFDIFKDDVFRYKVVDIIELDVKELLEIKEDVLLPVVFYLEQVREDRSELIRRLLEVEENLKNLSKKNVDRFLEWSYRIIRPRLSEEQKSEYDTVARRLSEGGVNAMGEFISNVARLLDEAKTKDFMAGKLEGKLEGKLEGKIEATIEFAKRLIQKGFSDEEVAELTELQIEKVKELRKSMVN
- a CDS encoding IS1096 element passenger TnpR family protein → MKGKCYYCGKDITKTYVTRHLKSCEKRLKYQEFLKNKRGKLKNLFLLQVNFAENPSTFWMYISVDENATLLDLDQFFRDVWCECCGHLSLFKINAIDYLNNEETLMEFLDFEENATTMKVKLKKVLEEGLTFDYEYDFGDTTHLSIKVIEKYQGYQNNKIEIMARNNPPIYICSVCGNMATHYCYGCCSFYCNECKENDSCSYEDELMVEIESGQNSPRCGVCGYVYDEYGDEDYKPLVVE